The sequence below is a genomic window from Lolium perenne isolate Kyuss_39 chromosome 4, Kyuss_2.0, whole genome shotgun sequence.
tcttttgtttCCTTCTCGGAGGACTTTTTGAGAAATTCTTGCAGAGAGTCATGCTCGGCTTGCAGCACTTCAAGTTTGGCAGAAAGCTCGTCGATGGTAGGCTTCTTGGCAAGTTGTTCTGGAAGTCGGAAACACAACAACACAGTTAGTTCGAAAAATGTAATGGCATTGCAGAACCTGGGGGCTCAGTCGGAATTGTTACCTTCATAGCCCTTGAGGCGGGTCTCCAGGATCGCAATGGACTTCTGACTTTCCGCGTCCCTTGTTTGAAGCAGCTCAATTTCTTTcttctgctccagcacatggatgCGCAAGTCTTCGTGCAGCTTCCGCGTGTTCTGAGAAGCAGTTCAAAGTTAGATGGAAATTCAAAAATTCTAGGGGCTGGACGTGAAGTTAAAATCCTTAGTGTGTGAAAATTTTGGTTTTCCGCCAAAATCAACAGTTAAAGACATTGGCTCAGGCATGTTACTCGGAAAAATGCATCAACCAATGCCTGGGGGCTGGTGTTACCTGACGCACATtcttgtgcttggcgaagaaAACTTTGAGACCGCTCTCAAGTTCATTCAGTTCTTGCTCTTCCGTGTTCGCAGGCCCCCACACTTTGTCCATCATGGCGGAGATCTCCGCGTGGCACTGTGAGAGGGGGACCTTTTGCAGAACCGGAAAGAAATGAGGGTGAGTTTGGGGCGTGCCAGTGGCACGGCTTAGGAGTAACTTCTTCTCGACATCACTAGCTGGAGCTTCAATCGAGGTAACAGCGGGTTGTTCAGGCGGAGGTGTAGGCGAGGACGCTCCCTTTCCAGAATCGCCTTTGCCGGATTCGGCAGTAGGGTCCTCCGGAAGatcatcaaggttgatgacatCCTTAGGATCCGGCTTGGCGGAGGAAGAGGCTTTGGGCGGAACCTCCACTTCTGGTGTAACTGGaatagaagccggagatggcttaaCCTTTTTCCTGGGGTTTTTCGAGGGCTTGCTTCCGGAAGTCTTGCTGCGTACAAGCAAAGGTGTAACATTTAGCAAACGCCTGATTCTATATGCTAGCAAAGGAATTTTAGACGGAAATCAAGTACTCACGAGGACGTCATGAAAAACTGATCAATGTTTGGCTGCATCTGCTTGCTGGTGTCGATCTGCTTGAGGCGTTGTTTTTTCCTTTTCCGCCCTCCGGGTAGCCGCGGCACTCTGTGTCTCGCGGGCGCGTTTGGAGGCAGGGCCGGAAGGAGCAGCTCTTTTTCGTTTGCCGGGGGCTGATGCCTCAGGAATCTCCGCGTCAGAAGCGGCCTCGGGGTCGTTGGTGCCAGAGTGAGGGACTCAAAGTAGGGTTCCGAGGTCTTTCTCCTCTAGCTCCTCCAGCTGAGCATGCAGACACTTAAGACAAATTTTGCAAAGAATGACAAAGGAGATGGTGTTAAAACAAGAAGCTTACCGCGATCCCGGAACCGTTGACATGGATGTCATTGTTGCACACGTGAATCCGGAGATTACGCAGGATCTTGATTAGGAGCCGGAGTcgtttgtcgatggcgtcggcggaaagattgtCCTTGGTAGCGCGCATAGGATCATCGTGCCCCGTGTAAtcgaacatcaggcggtcccgatgCTGAAGAGGTTGGATCCGCTTCGTAAACCAGGACAATGTAAGATCTTTCCCCGTCAGCCCGTCGTCCGTCAGCTTACAGATCCGCCTAACGGTACGAGTCAGCAGTGGTGACTCGGAAAGATGAGGACATAACGTCCAGgccggagtctcgctggcggggcCATTTTTTAAGGCTGGCAACACCCTTGCGCTTGCCggctcggagacgtccttcaggtagaagaagcctccggaccagtaccgcgcggattcgtggcggtctgtgggaggatagacgcggccggggcggagTTTGAAGGTGATTGAGCCGCAGGTGGCCAGCTCCGAAGATTGAGGAGTTTTCTCCCTTTTGACGGAGAAGTAATATTGGAAGAGGGAGAGTTCCggggttacccggaggtggccttcacaCAACGTCACATGGTTGCTGATGGCTAATATGTTGTTCGGAGAGATATTGTGCGGCTGCAGTCCGTACGCCCTTAGGATTTCCAGGAAGAAATCGCTAGGTGGAAAGGAGAAGCCCCGCTCTACGAGCGCTTTGGTTACCAccatttctccggcttcgggagGAGGAAATAGGGAACCCGTAATTTTCCGCCGGGATGAGGGCTTCAAGAACCCTTCCGCCTCAAGGTTGCGGAGCTCAGTTtccgtggtggtgcagggccaccacttccccTTGGCCTCGCTGTCTCGCGCGCGGGCCTTTGATTTTTTAGCGGCAGCTTCTTCCGCCTTCTTCTCCATCTGTTCTGCCCCCGCGGTTTCTTCCGGGTTAGCAGACGTCCCTTCAATGTTTTTGCCGGAATCTTTTGAGGGATCCAGCTGAACAGAGACGAATgggggaggggcggaggagattggtgtTGCCGCGATCGGCTCGGTGGTGGGAGGCGGAGTCGAAGAAGACATCTACAAAAGAATTGAGCGAAGGCAACTGAAACTTAGCTGGATCCAATGTAACAAATACCCTGTTCATCCCTACCAGCTACGGCGAGAAGGTGGAGCTTTGAGGGCTTACCGGAATGGCTTCCGCGGTGGTCGTGGCTGCCGGCGGCGAGGATTTGCTGCGGTGGTTCGCCGaacttaagaacacgaagaacagttCGCGGCGGCGGGGTGACTCCGGCGAAACTCCGGTATACTCCGGTGCGGCGGAGAGggagctcggaggcggcgctgTGCGAAGAGTGAAAAGGGGGGCGAATGGGGTGAATGGGGtgaacggcggatatttataggctgaggggaggagattcgtgctccgcatcctatggtcggaacgcaagcgtcgcgccgttggatgctcgACATGTGTCAGAAACcctaagcggtaaaaatggctaagggtaAGTTACCGCTCATATTgcccgaaaatggcgccaagattggcggaaccgtttgaacttCTTGAGGTTCCGGGCAAACAGTTAAAAAGCTATCGACCCTTATCcaggcaggggagtaacccggcgaCATGTTACAAGCAGTGTtgttgtcgatggatgaagtcccgcgggataaaGGTATTTTCCGACTAAACGTTGGGAAAGGAAAGAAGACGaaattggagttcttcaagtttccccatgTTACTGAGTTTGCCAGAAGTCACGAAGctttagcaaggcggaaacaagaggcgaatctcggagaactctgggggctactgttgtgggtatacttcatgggtgtaccatcgatagtgcctagatccggcaagcccgggtggcccatagacggtgatgtggcatgtggcccatcgggcggcccagttgctgctgatcatgaaggatgaagtccagcccaggatcagtaagccggatccgtggaagcccataaggaacccggatccagtacgacgtagatggaaggcggatccttgacgtacacggcaagacattgtaccgtagttaggcaacctgtaatccggctaggactctccatgtaaaccctagatccgtgcgcctatataagccggatcccgggagccctagaggcacaaccacaacgcgaaagcgcccagataattccagacaagcagcagtaggccttgccatcgtgcaggtggtccgaagctgggtaaatcgtgtaccaccatcccgaggactctccgcccaatggccccttcttcttcttccctccatgaggatccctcctctggagtaccgtcgaataggcaacgacaccagGAAAACCTCGTGCTGCATTATTTTCCAGGATCCGAGCTGTATCATCTTGGTGGTCTCAGATAGTTCTTACCAAACACCGCTATGACGGCTCAGCATAACATGTAGAGAGTCTGTGAACATGTCGACTCCTCCATCCGTAGGTAGTCATTGGCTGTATCAGGAGGAGCTTCGTGTGCAAAACAACGCATTGCAGCATTGCACTTCTGGATTAAGGTGAAGCCCCACAAACCTGTGCAATCTTGCTAGCTCATGAAGTAGTCGTCGTACTCCCTGACGCCGTAGGCAATCTTCATGAACAAatccttgttcatcctaaaccggcgccgaaattccttcggcgaatgagtcgcgtcgtcggcgaagtagtcgtcgTCAAGCAGCATTGCGCCGACTTGACGATGCCGGTTGATGTTCCTCTTCTTGCCTGGCTTTGAGCCGCCGCTCCGAGGCACGACGAATAAAGGCTGGTGAACGCGGAACAGGTTCGTTAGAATCAGTTGCTGCTGTTGCCGCTGGACAACCTGATCGTTCCGTTCCTCCGTGAACAGCTGCACCatcatctcatcgtcgctgtccaaCGCGGCAATCcgacgaacaccttgcgggcggggTGATTgtgcggcggtggcggcgagctCTGTTCCGGGCGAAACAATGGCCGCCGGTCGAGGGGGTGGCGGCCGTGTCGATGGACGGCGGTTCATTGCAAGCAGGGCGGCGCAACGGCAAGGGTGGCGATCTAGAGGGGTGAGAGTCGGCTCGAACATGGGTGGGAGATGAGGAAAGCGGTGCGTCGGGCTACCAGCCGGAGCCCACGCGCGGTTTCTAATGGCCGCAAGCCGATAACGGGTTCGATCCGCGCCTCTACAAAAGGGCCTGCACGGAGTTGCCGGACAGGAAAACTAGCCGGCGCCGCACCGGTGCCACCCTAAAAACCACGCTGACCTCCAAAACCCTATAGGGCCGTTACGGGGCCAGGCGGTAGTACTATAGCTGGGTGACTTTGTTTCAGCACGAGCCGGTTCCAAAATCCACAATCCCCTGTAATCGACGTCTCCCCCCTCCGCCCCACCATGTTTCTCGTCGCGCGcagccgccgctccgcctccgccgccgcggcgCGCCTTCTCCCGATCCCACCGCCTTCCGCCCCCTTCACTACCACCACAGATGCCTCCACTACCGATCCCGACGCCGTGGCGGCGGAGGTCGCCACCCTTCTCTCCCGCTGTTCCGGCGACTGGAAGCTCGCCATCGCCACCTCCGACCTCCATTCTCGCCTCTCTCCCGCCGTATTATCCTCCCTCCTCCGCCCAAACTCCTCCCCTCCCCTTCACCCCAAGCTCCTCCTCGACTTCTTTTACTGGTCTCGCACGCGCCTGGCGCCGTCAGTCCCCGCCGCCGATGCATTCGCCCACCTCGCCGTACACCTCTGCGCCGCCTCCCTCTTCCCACAGGCTAATGGCCTCCTCGAACAGATGATACGCACCTACCCCTCCGCTCCCCTCGTCCTCAGCTCCATCCAACGCGCGCTCACGGATTCCAGTTCCACATCTGTCCTCAACGTGCTGGTAGATACCTACAAGAAGGCTAGAAGGGTCCGTGATGCCGCCGAGGTCGTCCTTCTTATGGAACATGCCGACATGGCCCCGAGTCTGCGCTGCTGCAACGGGCTGCTCAAGGACCTGCTGCGCGGAGGCCACATGGATCTGTTTTCAAAGGTGCGGGGATTCATGGCCAGCGCCGGGATTTCGCCAGACGTCTATACATACTCGACTTTCATCGAGGCGCATTGTAAGGCCAGTGATTCTGATTCAGCCGCAAAGGTGTTTGAGGAAATGCGTGAGAGGGGGTGCAGCGTGAATGTTGTGACATACAATGTGCTGATTGGTGGGCTATGCCGCTGCGGTGCTGTTGAAGAGGCGTTTCGCTTCAAGAAGGAAATGGTGGAATCTGGGCTAGTTCCAGATGAGTTTACTTATGGTGCGCTCGTTAACGGTCTGTGCAAGGGCCGCAGGTCGAGCGAGGCTAAGTCGTTGCTGGATGAGATGTCCAGTTCTGGGCTGAGGCCGAATATAGTAGTTTATGGGACTCTACTTGATGGGTTTATGAGGGAGGGCAATGTGGCTGAGGCTTTTAAGATTGTCAAGGAGATGGTTGCTGCTGGCGTGCAACCAAACAAGTTCACTTATGACAATCTCATTCGAGGGATTTGTAAGGCGGGAGACATGGACATTGCTTCCAAGCTGCTCAAGGATATGCTCAAAGTTGGTATTATGCCTGATACCATGACATACAATTTTGTCATGGAAGGGCATTTTCGACAGCGTAACAATGAAGCCGCTCTTCAGCTTCTCACTGAAATGAGGAATGCAGGCAGTTCTCCTAATGTATACACTTACAGCATAGTGGCTAACGGATTATGCCAGAGTGGTGAGTCGAAAAAAGCAGATGATCTCCTCGAGGAAATGATTCAAAAAGGTTTGAAGCCAAATGCTTTTGCTTATGCACCTGTAATATCAGGGCACTGCAGAGAAGGTAATGCCTCATTGGCATGTGATGTTCTTGAAAAGATGATCAAGGCGAATGTACTCCCTGATTTGTACTGCTACAATTCTCTTATAGTTGGACTATCTAATGTTGGAAGGATGGTGGAAGTCACAGAGTACCTTGCTCAGATGCAAGATAGAGGATTGGCACCAAATGCATTCACATACAGTGGTCTCATTCATGGATATAGTAAGATCGGGAATCTGGAAAAGGCTGAGCAGTTATTCGAGCATATGCTTAGCAGTGGGCTAAAACCAGATGATGTTATCTACGTTGACCTCCTGGAAGGTTACTTCAAGTcaaatgacaatgaaaaggtgtcATCTATTATTCAATCCATGTCAGGCCAGGGAGTTAGTCCAGATAACCATATGTGTGGGATTGTGATTCATAATCTGTCCATGTCTGGCAGTATGCAATTGGCTTTTACGGTTCTTTCAGAGATTGAGAAGACTGGATTTGTTCCTGATGTGCGTATATACAGTTCATTGTTATCTGGTCTGTGTAAGACAGCTGACATGGAGAAAGCATTTGCTCTTCTTGATGAAATGGCTAAAAAGGGACTAGAACCTGACATTCTATGCTATAATACACTAATTGACGGGTTTTGCAAGTCTGGTGATATACTACATGCCCGTAAAGTCTTTAATATCATATTAGATAAGGGCTTAGTGCCAGATTGTATGACATACACAGCTTTGATAGATGGAAACTGCAAAATTGGTGACATCACTGATGCTTTTGATTTGTATAATGAAATGCTAGCTAGAGGAGTTGTTCCAGATGCGTATGTCTATGCTGCACTTACTGCTGGATGCTCAAATTCCGCAGACCTTGAACAGGCAGTGTTTATAACTGAAGAAATGTTTGTTAGAGGATATGCCAGTGTTTCCTGTTTCAACACTTTGGTCCATGGCTTCTGCAAACGTGGCAAGATCCAGGAAACTTTAAAGTTGTTCTGTGTGATGATGGATAAAGACATAGTGCCTAATGCACTTACTATTGAAAATGTCATAAATGGACTTGGTGAGGCAGGAAAACTCTGTGAAGCACACACAATTTTCGTTGAGTTGCAACAGAACGAATCTTCACAAAGTGCTACCACTCAGTTCTCTTTGTTGTTTATGGAAATGATAAATAAAGGACTGATTCCTCTAAATATCATAGATGACGTGATTCAAGCTCATTGTAAAGAAGGGGATTTGGATAAGGCTCTAATGTTGCATCATGCTGTAATGGAGGAAGGTTCACTAATGAGCTGCTCAACGTATATTGCTCTTGTGGATGGCCTTTGCAGGGCGGGGAAGTTAACCGAAGCTTTGGATTTGCTAAAAGAAATCCAGAAGCTAGGTATTCATCCTAATGAGGATCAATGCTTGATGCTATTGAATGATCTTCATACATCAGGATATATCCAAGAATACAATAAAGTGTTTGATGCTATGTTGTGCCACAAGTGGTTACAAAAGGATAAACACTGCAATTTGGCTGGTGTAATCTAGAAGCTGTATCCGTACAAGAGAATACTTTACATAGTAATTCTGACATTATGGTCTGCAAGTGCCATATGCATGTATGCACCTTTTTTATTTGAGAGTTTTATTAGATAAATATATTCAAGGAAATGTCCCAGTATTGTTTGCTCTTATTCAAAATCACATGGGATAACTCTACATCTTTCCAGCTATTTGTTCTTCTCCTGTTCAGGCATCAGAAGCTCAACATGCAAGGAGGTTGTCCTGTTGGCCAGTGGTGGAAATGGCAATATGTACTTTTACTGTTCTTAGGTCGGTCAATACATATTTCCCTTTCTGGTTTCATCTCATTCAAGTGATCCATTACTTCCTGTGTTTGGATATATAGGGCTTATTTTCATTGGTACGTAATTAACATTATTATTCTGTTTTCTGGCAATAAGGTACTCCGTAAGTAATTTTCTGTATTAGGTTGAAGTTTCAAGTAGTTGCTCATATATCTGCTGAGCCATTTTAGGACCTTTGCAGATCTGAGATATAGAAAATACACTTTCTATTGATACTGATTTCAAAGAGTAGTACTACAACATTTGTGTGCAGCTTGCCACCTTGCATAGCATAAACAAGTCAGTATCTTGGGGACATAACACATAATTGTACATTTTCCGTATGAACATAAGAGCCCAAAATATTTTCTGCTATAAATAAGTGGCTAAACCAGTTCATCCCCATTAACAGGGGAAAGCATCAGATCATTTTTTCCTGTGGCATTGGCATCTTTTGGGTTGTTACTGAAGGATATGGAAGACACATTGTGTTTCCACCGTAAACATCTTAACCACTGCCGGTAAGGTTATTTGCCTTGCCTGTATTGCTTTCTGAACATCACACTACTTTTGCATAGTGTTCATATATTTTACTTCTTTCTGTGGCTCTTGTTTTATTTCATTTTAGTTCCACActaccacaacttttggggatatGGGTTTCAAAAAACCAAGTTTGGTCAGCGTCTGTTATACCAATCAGAATCACTTGCTAATGGGTCTCTCTCTCCACAGTGACCATGGTAGCCTGGCGGTGTTCGCAGATGCACATGGAGTATAGATTTGCGATTAGATATGTAGTTGATTCAACGAGTTTGATGAGAAGAAACTTTTGATGATTCTTGCCTTCAGATCGACATGGAAGAACCGAACGTGGCGAGCTACACGTCTGCTCCTTCACGATCCAGGATGTAGGCGGCCCAGTGGAGAGGCGATGAGCAAAGGGGAGATAGATGGAAACGTAAGGTGGGAGGAAACCTTCTCCGCTATGTCAACCGAGCCTCGGGAGCGAAGCTCGGATGGACTAAACGCATCACCAGGCAGCATCCCATTACAAGCTATTTGCATTTCTGGACAGTACAGAACAAGGTATGGTTCTGCAATGACTACTGATCGACACAGCCTGTCACTTCCATCAAAGCTCTCCTTGGTACTGCAGAGTATTCAAGTCAATGAGCATTAGGTTTGCATGCCGGAATGTTGGCTGCACAACACGGGCAGCTCTGGTTTTGGCCTTCTTGATGCCTGCACAGCAGTGCACAGGCATAACCCTGTCTTCCCACTTGGGCAAGACAGTTGCTGCAGGGCCATTGGACTCAAGGCGCCAATGCCACTGCCCAACTCAACACTAGTTCAACCAAACAATCAAAGATAAATCTTAATAGTACTGGGTTATCTATGACTTGAGACAAAACTACCAAAAGTTCTATGCTTCAAGGTCTTAACAGCTGCTGTCACGGTTCTTTGCTCCATCAAGAAATCCTTCACCTGGCCTGCCCTCAGACATCGTTCTGGCTTCCTTGCAACTGACCCTCGGAAGCCAAGCTCGGTCAGCTTCTTGATCATGTCTTCTCCCTTAACCATCTTCTAGAGTCCAGCATCTTCAAATTGCTTGATCACctcttttttttgaaacaaatggaTCTCTCTTGCTCTCTCTCCAACCATTGCTACAAATATTAAGAGCACACAATCAATATGTATGTTGCAACAATTAATTAAAGCAACAATGTGGCCATGTTAATGACACTCTTGTGAATATATGGATGGATGTAAAATTCCATTTGAGATAGGAGCCACAGTTATCCAAATAAGAAAATTCCATGCTTGAATGAAGAATAAATAACTTATTCAAGCTATTCAGTATGTCCAATTTTTCACTTTCAGTTCACATACCATTGCAGCTAAACCATGGTTTGAAAAACCAACAGCATAATATAGGATTCATAAAACCGAATAACCTTCTTAAAACTAACAGTTGGTTAGTTTCAGCGCAATATCCAATGAAACATGCATATGACACAAGAGGATGCCAATATGCGACCATTTGGCCAAGGCTCCTAAGatacctttatttttattttacttttTCTCAATTGATGATGTAACCACGGCTTACATGGACACACGATCAACTCAAGACAGTTTCCGACTTGGCAGGCTGCCCGGGCCAATAGGATACGACTGGGGATGTCCACTTTCGTAGATG
It includes:
- the LOC127294905 gene encoding uncharacterized protein, which encodes MFLVARSRRSASAAAARLLPIPPPSAPFTTTTDASTTDPDAVAAEVATLLSRCSGDWKLAIATSDLHSRLSPAVLSSLLRPNSSPPLHPKLLLDFFYWSRTRLAPSVPAADAFAHLAVHLCAASLFPQANGLLEQMIRTYPSAPLVLSSIQRALTDSSSTSVLNVLVDTYKKARRVRDAAEVVLLMEHADMAPSLRCCNGLLKDLLRGGHMDLFSKVRGFMASAGISPDVYTYSTFIEAHCKASDSDSAAKVFEEMRERGCSVNVVTYNVLIGGLCRCGAVEEAFRFKKEMVESGLVPDEFTYGALVNGLCKGRRSSEAKSLLDEMSSSGLRPNIVVYGTLLDGFMREGNVAEAFKIVKEMVAAGVQPNKFTYDNLIRGICKAGDMDIASKLLKDMLKVGIMPDTMTYNFVMEGHFRQRNNEAALQLLTEMRNAGSSPNVYTYSIVANGLCQSGESKKADDLLEEMIQKGLKPNAFAYAPVISGHCREGNASLACDVLEKMIKANVLPDLYCYNSLIVGLSNVGRMVEVTEYLAQMQDRGLAPNAFTYSGLIHGYSKIGNLEKAEQLFEHMLSSGLKPDDVIYVDLLEGYFKSNDNEKVSSIIQSMSGQGVSPDNHMCGIVIHNLSMSGSMQLAFTVLSEIEKTGFVPDVRIYSSLLSGLCKTADMEKAFALLDEMAKKGLEPDILCYNTLIDGFCKSGDILHARKVFNIILDKGLVPDCMTYTALIDGNCKIGDITDAFDLYNEMLARGVVPDAYVYAALTAGCSNSADLEQAVFITEEMFVRGYASVSCFNTLVHGFCKRGKIQETLKLFCVMMDKDIVPNALTIENVINGLGEAGKLCEAHTIFVELQQNESSQSATTQFSLLFMEMINKGLIPLNIIDDVIQAHCKEGDLDKALMLHHAVMEEGSLMSCSTYIALVDGLCRAGKLTEALDLLKEIQKLGIHPNEDQCLMLLNDLHTSGYIQEYNKVFDAMLCHKWLQKDKHCNLAGVI